One window from the genome of Natronomonas pharaonis DSM 2160 encodes:
- a CDS encoding metal ABC transporter substrate-binding protein — protein MSSHPRQNESKGVSRRTFALLAGSAVTAGLAGCTDDPMENGDAPATNGGDDPSDLDVDDRTVVASMPALWDFTRQVAGDGDDTVQPIDIVPVGEHGHDWNPEPATVEDVDHAGAFVYMRDFAAWQDDAAAALEDDGGTVVIDASAGIDFFDSPAEDNDEHWWMDPVYAQEGVSNIADGLAEMDPDNADYYRDNAAAFTDELQALHEDFQDIVDRAELTSIVVATHDSFQWWNRQYGIDVHSPVGTSPDDAATPQDVQEIEELMEDEGIEHVLYDVGEPAQLAESLAAETDADILPLTPVETQIDGAPELDTGIEMEPDWGYLEHFYEINLPSLETALHAE, from the coding sequence ATGAGTTCCCATCCGCGACAGAACGAATCGAAGGGTGTCTCGCGTCGTACATTCGCGTTGCTTGCGGGAAGCGCCGTCACTGCCGGGCTTGCGGGGTGTACTGACGACCCCATGGAGAACGGTGACGCGCCGGCGACAAACGGCGGCGACGACCCGTCAGATCTCGATGTCGATGACCGCACCGTCGTCGCATCGATGCCCGCGCTGTGGGATTTCACTCGGCAGGTCGCCGGTGACGGCGACGACACAGTCCAGCCAATCGACATCGTCCCGGTCGGCGAACACGGCCACGACTGGAACCCCGAGCCCGCGACCGTCGAAGATGTCGACCACGCCGGCGCGTTCGTCTACATGCGTGATTTCGCCGCGTGGCAGGACGATGCCGCAGCAGCGCTCGAAGACGACGGCGGTACCGTAGTCATCGACGCCTCTGCCGGCATCGACTTCTTCGATAGCCCGGCCGAAGACAACGACGAACACTGGTGGATGGACCCCGTCTACGCACAGGAGGGTGTCAGCAACATCGCCGACGGGCTGGCTGAGATGGACCCCGACAACGCGGACTACTACCGGGACAACGCCGCGGCATTTACTGACGAACTCCAAGCGCTCCACGAGGACTTCCAGGATATCGTCGACCGAGCCGAACTCACTTCCATCGTGGTCGCGACCCACGACTCCTTCCAGTGGTGGAACCGCCAGTACGGCATCGACGTCCACTCTCCCGTCGGTACGTCGCCGGACGACGCTGCGACGCCGCAGGACGTCCAAGAAATCGAGGAGCTAATGGAAGACGAGGGTATCGAGCACGTCCTCTACGACGTTGGCGAGCCGGCACAGCTCGCCGAATCGCTGGCCGCCGAAACGGATGCAGACATTCTGCCGCTCACGCCCGTTGAAACGCAAATCGACGGCGCGCCGGAGCTGGATACCGGTATCGAGATGGAGCCGGACTGGGGCTACCTCGAACACTTCTACGAGATCAACCTGCCGTCGCTCGAAACCGCACTGCACGCCGAGTAA
- a CDS encoding metal ABC transporter permease: MAVGNIRNREYSTRALSIPVLLVAFAVFIVWLFPPLFERFWGVMEVIFNDHWLVSSSFLQHGFTAGVLIGFTAPVVGSYLVNRQMALIGEALAHTAFGGVAIGLFVGAAVPDLNYPLVWALVVATIAALGMQYVAVKTDGYADIPIAIMLTGGFAVGIAVISYGVVFSATVESYLFGDILFVPFENVQLMVGLTLLVGLVVGLTHKQLKFITFDREAARLARINVWFYDTLLIVLTALVVVAAMQILGAILVAGMLVIPVAAAMQVTGSFNRGMLMSVGFGQVAVIGGILSSYYLGIATGPMIIIVAILIYIGAVLS; this comes from the coding sequence GTGGCCGTTGGGAACATCCGGAATCGCGAATACAGCACGCGAGCACTCAGTATTCCCGTCCTCTTGGTCGCGTTTGCGGTGTTCATCGTCTGGCTGTTCCCGCCGCTCTTCGAGCGCTTCTGGGGTGTGATGGAGGTCATCTTCAACGACCATTGGCTGGTTTCGAGTTCGTTCCTCCAGCACGGCTTCACCGCCGGTGTCCTCATCGGCTTTACTGCCCCGGTTGTCGGCTCGTATCTCGTCAACCGACAGATGGCGCTCATCGGCGAGGCCTTGGCACACACCGCCTTCGGTGGCGTCGCCATCGGGCTGTTCGTCGGCGCAGCGGTTCCCGACCTCAACTACCCGCTCGTGTGGGCGCTCGTCGTCGCCACGATAGCCGCACTCGGCATGCAGTACGTCGCTGTCAAAACGGACGGCTATGCCGATATCCCGATCGCCATCATGCTGACCGGCGGTTTCGCGGTCGGTATCGCCGTCATCTCCTACGGTGTTGTCTTCAGCGCGACCGTCGAGAGCTACCTCTTCGGCGACATCCTGTTCGTCCCGTTCGAAAACGTCCAGCTGATGGTCGGGCTCACGCTGCTTGTGGGACTTGTTGTCGGACTCACACACAAACAGCTGAAGTTCATCACCTTCGACCGTGAGGCGGCACGGCTCGCCAGAATCAACGTCTGGTTCTACGATACGCTGCTTATCGTGCTAACGGCGCTCGTGGTCGTCGCGGCGATGCAGATACTCGGCGCGATTCTCGTGGCTGGAATGCTCGTCATCCCCGTCGCAGCGGCGATGCAGGTGACAGGCAGCTTCAACCGCGGGATGCTCATGTCGGTCGGCTTCGGACAGGTCGCCGTCATCGGTGGGATCCTCAGCTCCTATTATCTGGGCATCGCCACCGGGCCGATGATCATCATCGTCGCCATCCTCATCTACATCGGCGCGGTTCTCAGCTAA
- a CDS encoding pyridoxamine 5'-phosphate oxidase family protein, which produces MTSTGHESEAAGPTLYLESSELDPTESFCTDVFENAADGEYRVVQVTATQSFESVRDALNTQLEQINDPSEAAVIITTPQAEKEATRGQVGEDTPLYGFRVSPDDLTGISIAFSQLIEKWEAEDAPVKICLRDIESLLPYHDAELVYRFLNTVLATLQGAGADVHAHFRSGATDDQSLQLFRSLFDTVVDHEASPLQSVAETEPDAEQAPSTASGEATLSGDDEDAADKETAPEPDSVSSGEMSNEEIDTFLSGEGYGTLAFGGDKPYAIPMSYGYDDSERVLYMHMGLFEGSEKASRIRDQTPASLVVTRYERPDKWRSVVVEGTVSKLSRDEVREREVVTAFAKSELASVDIFVPDLSEVDFEWYMLDPETLSGRRSVGSMAGAER; this is translated from the coding sequence ATGACGTCGACCGGCCACGAATCCGAGGCGGCTGGGCCAACGCTGTATCTCGAATCGAGCGAGCTTGACCCAACGGAGTCGTTTTGCACAGATGTCTTCGAGAATGCAGCCGACGGCGAGTATCGGGTCGTCCAAGTAACGGCGACACAGTCGTTTGAGTCGGTCCGTGACGCGTTGAACACGCAACTGGAACAGATTAACGACCCATCGGAAGCGGCAGTCATCATCACGACGCCGCAGGCCGAAAAGGAAGCGACTCGGGGGCAGGTCGGTGAGGATACGCCCCTGTATGGGTTCCGGGTGAGCCCGGACGACCTGACGGGCATCTCGATTGCCTTCTCGCAACTCATCGAAAAGTGGGAAGCCGAGGATGCGCCAGTGAAAATCTGTCTGCGCGACATTGAGTCGCTGCTACCCTACCACGACGCTGAGTTGGTCTACCGGTTCCTCAACACCGTGCTTGCGACGCTACAGGGAGCAGGCGCTGATGTCCATGCACATTTCCGCTCCGGGGCAACCGACGACCAGTCGCTGCAGTTGTTCAGGTCGCTGTTCGATACCGTCGTCGACCACGAGGCGTCACCCCTGCAATCGGTGGCTGAAACGGAGCCCGACGCCGAGCAAGCACCGTCAACAGCGTCGGGCGAGGCCACATTGTCCGGAGATGACGAGGACGCAGCCGACAAAGAGACAGCACCGGAGCCTGACTCCGTCTCCAGCGGAGAGATGTCAAACGAAGAAATCGATACCTTCCTCTCCGGAGAGGGGTATGGAACGCTCGCGTTCGGCGGTGACAAGCCGTATGCGATTCCCATGTCCTACGGCTACGATGACAGCGAGCGGGTACTCTACATGCATATGGGATTGTTCGAGGGAAGCGAGAAAGCATCCCGAATCAGAGACCAGACACCGGCATCGCTGGTTGTCACCCGTTATGAACGACCGGATAAGTGGCGGAGCGTCGTTGTCGAGGGAACGGTCTCGAAGCTCTCCAGAGACGAGGTTCGAGAACGGGAGGTTGTGACGGCGTTTGCGAAAAGCGAACTCGCATCGGTCGATATCTTCGTTCCGGACCTTTCGGAGGTCGACTTCGAGTGGTATATGCTCGACCCGGAAACGCTCAGCGGCCGCCGAAGCGTCGGGTCGATGGCCGGTGCCGAGCGCTGA
- a CDS encoding BGTF surface domain-containing protein has translation MTRKPNHKLRAIFLASLMFFWLFAGTAALAGSAAANTPDANVEYANQGSVVWQGQDVFVFGDDINQTDGYELRSVDSFEGGSVDSSSFEREISSGDIYGDIEEFRSDFSGGAEDFLNTTIGNSDSTSEANLDDLLDAGLYVVKIGTDNLDADDYFLRGGNLPPSPAEEDTFETTIQSLDVEFDEDDLPALSDDWGDSTVELDIDSRRGTYSLNVSADGDLDDEELFNIFTWNELDSFENFENISTVELNDDEDGVDVTDDDGNEAEFDNPFDFIQNAQNELGDVGYDMEAQLRVGVDGDANYDLGEVGGNVNPVGSWNVVLYEDGVDDADEQILLYQIRDTAEDVSFFGIDDGTYDFDFEVHDTEAEATASATVDDEDVSIDFSQGVYTQTAGDIVHVELELEDTDEALLQFGSEDAGFVDIIYVEDDSDSGSVEFWLNTRMMGTGADSSSMLYSDDDIVESLIGLANEEGPEIEGEKFDDIESGEFPYTKLAESNNWEIVPRFYDDDDTDDGDRVNFQEYLEELDLISNDDDHPTTQIVRPLQATDYDLVATASSEFIAENGVSDVEDEDGFATLDLQRPSLGDTVIWTGPEENADDKDTIEELINDSPLTERDEIAIDDLLVAQIEASGIFGMLVELEGDFDPVIPDEEEGFSAHTLYQLAVDQAADDDSDLTGEGISFTFEDVDPIGNQDANELDLRDARPGNVFILADNEAGELYIVVDTDAEPFDRSLRDGAEFEVSLEYETDDSDRFTFLDADDIEDTADENNLGYNSLEGQDIDELGPTGGADGDVGDEAYPYFRPGENAVTSATFTFATGSAQFDNVEDGLVVIEPSDEATISGTTNIAPGSSASVRVQQRGDTASFLETQSVDIEEDGSFEATINFSNRDEGDQARVGFRVRGSTVVQQNGIFGELEAVEETPEETPEETPEETPDDTPEETPEATPDDTPEETPEPDDQAGFGAVIALIALLGAALLATRRRADRN, from the coding sequence ATGACACGAAAACCCAATCATAAACTGCGGGCCATCTTCCTGGCATCGCTGATGTTCTTCTGGCTCTTTGCCGGAACAGCGGCGCTTGCGGGAAGTGCGGCTGCGAACACTCCTGACGCAAACGTTGAGTATGCAAACCAAGGTTCTGTCGTCTGGCAAGGACAAGATGTCTTCGTCTTTGGTGACGACATCAACCAAACAGATGGCTACGAGCTCCGTAGTGTCGACTCGTTTGAGGGCGGCAGCGTCGACTCCAGCTCGTTTGAAAGAGAAATCAGTAGCGGTGATATATACGGAGACATTGAGGAATTCCGCAGTGATTTCTCCGGTGGCGCAGAAGACTTCCTTAACACCACAATCGGTAATAGCGACAGCACGAGCGAAGCCAATCTTGATGATCTGCTTGACGCTGGTCTCTACGTAGTCAAGATAGGCACCGACAACCTCGATGCTGACGACTACTTCCTCCGTGGTGGGAATTTACCACCTAGCCCGGCTGAAGAGGACACGTTTGAGACAACCATCCAGAGCCTTGACGTTGAGTTCGACGAAGACGACCTCCCGGCTCTCAGCGATGACTGGGGCGACAGCACGGTCGAACTCGACATCGACTCCCGCCGTGGGACCTACTCGCTCAACGTGAGCGCTGACGGCGACCTCGACGACGAGGAACTGTTCAACATCTTCACTTGGAACGAACTCGACAGCTTCGAGAACTTCGAAAACATCAGCACTGTCGAGCTCAACGACGACGAAGACGGCGTCGACGTTACCGACGATGACGGCAACGAAGCCGAGTTCGACAATCCGTTCGACTTCATTCAGAACGCTCAAAACGAGCTTGGCGACGTCGGCTACGACATGGAAGCGCAACTCCGTGTCGGCGTTGACGGTGACGCCAACTACGACCTCGGCGAGGTTGGCGGGAACGTCAATCCGGTCGGTAGCTGGAACGTCGTTCTCTACGAGGACGGCGTTGACGACGCCGACGAGCAAATTCTGCTCTACCAGATTCGCGACACCGCCGAGGACGTGAGCTTCTTCGGCATCGACGACGGCACGTATGACTTCGACTTCGAGGTCCACGACACCGAAGCCGAAGCTACCGCGAGCGCAACCGTCGACGACGAGGACGTCAGCATCGACTTCAGTCAGGGTGTCTACACCCAGACCGCCGGTGACATCGTCCACGTCGAACTTGAACTCGAAGACACCGACGAAGCCCTCCTCCAGTTCGGCAGTGAGGACGCCGGCTTCGTCGACATCATCTACGTCGAAGACGACAGCGACAGCGGCAGTGTCGAATTCTGGCTCAACACCCGGATGATGGGCACCGGCGCTGACTCCAGTTCGATGCTCTACTCCGACGACGACATCGTCGAGAGTCTCATCGGACTTGCGAATGAAGAGGGCCCGGAAATCGAGGGCGAGAAATTCGACGACATTGAATCCGGTGAGTTCCCCTACACGAAACTCGCCGAAAGCAACAACTGGGAAATCGTCCCCCGATTCTACGACGATGACGACACGGATGACGGCGACCGGGTCAACTTCCAGGAGTACCTCGAAGAACTCGACCTGATTAGCAACGATGACGACCACCCGACGACACAGATTGTCCGGCCGCTGCAGGCGACCGATTACGACCTCGTCGCGACCGCATCCAGCGAGTTCATCGCTGAGAACGGCGTCTCAGATGTCGAAGACGAGGACGGCTTTGCGACGCTGGACCTGCAGCGTCCGTCACTTGGTGACACGGTCATCTGGACCGGTCCCGAAGAAAACGCTGACGACAAAGATACCATCGAGGAACTCATCAACGACAGCCCGCTGACCGAGCGTGACGAAATCGCGATTGATGACCTCCTCGTTGCCCAAATCGAGGCATCGGGCATCTTCGGGATGCTCGTCGAACTCGAAGGCGACTTCGACCCCGTCATCCCTGATGAAGAGGAGGGCTTCAGCGCCCACACGCTCTACCAACTCGCCGTTGACCAAGCGGCCGACGACGACTCCGATTTGACTGGTGAAGGTATTTCCTTTACCTTCGAGGATGTCGACCCGATTGGCAACCAGGACGCCAACGAGCTTGACCTCCGAGACGCCCGTCCCGGCAACGTCTTCATCCTTGCCGACAACGAGGCTGGAGAGCTGTACATCGTCGTCGACACGGACGCCGAGCCGTTCGACCGCAGCCTCCGCGACGGTGCGGAGTTCGAGGTCTCGCTGGAGTACGAAACCGACGACAGCGACCGGTTCACGTTCCTCGATGCCGACGACATCGAGGATACAGCCGACGAGAATAACCTCGGCTACAATTCGCTGGAAGGCCAAGACATCGACGAACTCGGCCCGACAGGCGGCGCTGACGGCGATGTCGGCGACGAAGCCTACCCGTACTTCCGCCCCGGTGAGAACGCCGTGACGTCGGCGACGTTCACCTTCGCGACTGGCAGCGCACAGTTCGACAACGTTGAGGACGGCCTCGTCGTCATCGAACCCAGCGACGAGGCAACCATCTCCGGCACGACCAACATCGCGCCCGGGTCGAGTGCCTCCGTTCGCGTCCAGCAGCGCGGTGACACCGCCAGCTTCCTCGAAACACAGAGCGTCGACATCGAAGAGGACGGCTCCTTCGAAGCGACGATCAACTTCAGCAACCGTGACGAAGGCGACCAAGCCCGCGTTGGCTTCCGCGTCCGCGGGAGCACGGTCGTCCAACAGAACGGTATCTTCGGCGAACTCGAAGCGGTCGAGGAGACGCCGGAAGAGACGCCGGAAGAGACACCGGAGGAGACCCCGGACGACACGCCCGAAGAGACACCTGAAGCGACGCCTGACGACACGCCCGAAGAAACACCCGAGCCTGACGACCAGGCCGGCTTCGGCGCTGTCATCGCGCTCATCGCGCTGCTCGGTGCGGCGCTGCTCGCGACTCGACGGCGTGCTGACAGAAACTGA
- a CDS encoding cupin domain-containing protein produces the protein MKHLTAEELADQNVLQEGDITTVFDEAAMVVEQSRYQAETAAAESPRTHADDEFYYITAGAGKMRVGDETSEVSAGDVVYVDGGVKHDFFDIEGELRTLKVFASA, from the coding sequence ATGAAACACCTCACCGCCGAAGAGCTGGCAGACCAGAACGTACTCCAAGAAGGCGACATCACGACCGTATTCGACGAAGCGGCGATGGTCGTCGAACAGAGCCGGTATCAAGCTGAAACAGCAGCAGCGGAGAGCCCCCGAACGCACGCGGACGATGAGTTCTACTACATTACCGCCGGAGCGGGGAAGATGCGGGTCGGCGACGAAACCAGCGAGGTGAGCGCGGGGGACGTGGTCTACGTCGACGGAGGCGTCAAGCACGACTTCTTCGATATCGAAGGCGAGCTCAGAACGCTCAAAGTGTTTGCGAGCGCCTGA
- a CDS encoding metal-dependent transcriptional regulator gives MDASPVVEEYVKQLHRLEAEHGRRIRTTELAEAVDRTKASTTSMVQKLDERGLVEHEEYGGTALTPTGEAVADRLVRKHRLLETFLVEQLDLPEAVAHDEADRLEHHVSDGVTDRLAELLGAPGGPAWDSRAVYPAAASAKRLTSGEPGESLVVEAVPHRQPKARSYLLERGVKPGAVIEVDEVGPAGLVTVTDAAGDRSVPVPGRLARYVGVRPPPGVDRND, from the coding sequence ATGGATGCGTCTCCGGTCGTCGAAGAGTACGTCAAGCAACTACACCGGCTCGAAGCGGAACACGGCCGCCGAATCCGGACGACAGAGCTCGCAGAGGCTGTCGACCGGACGAAGGCGTCGACGACGAGCATGGTCCAGAAGCTCGACGAGCGAGGGCTCGTCGAACACGAAGAGTACGGCGGCACCGCCCTGACGCCGACCGGTGAGGCGGTCGCAGACCGACTGGTCCGGAAACACCGGCTTCTGGAGACGTTTCTCGTCGAACAGCTTGATTTACCGGAAGCGGTGGCCCACGATGAGGCCGACCGGCTCGAACACCACGTCAGCGACGGCGTCACAGACCGACTCGCAGAACTCCTTGGCGCTCCCGGCGGACCAGCGTGGGACAGCCGGGCGGTGTATCCGGCCGCAGCGTCCGCAAAGCGGCTGACAAGCGGCGAGCCCGGTGAGTCGCTCGTCGTAGAGGCTGTCCCCCACCGCCAGCCCAAGGCCCGCTCGTATCTGCTCGAACGTGGTGTCAAGCCGGGAGCCGTCATCGAAGTCGACGAGGTCGGCCCTGCCGGCCTCGTGACAGTCACCGATGCTGCGGGCGACCGCTCCGTTCCGGTTCCAGGCCGCCTTGCTCGGTACGTCGGTGTCCGACCGCCGCCGGGGGTAGACCGCAATGATTAG
- a CDS encoding metal ABC transporter ATP-binding protein, which produces MPNILTNGRSANGAEDRRTDNTTSDERSTAAVSVENVSFAYDDQSVLQDISMEVSKGDFLGLVGPNGSGKTTLLKIMLGLQTPDSGSVELFGTPASEFSAGTRLGYVSQHSTDADSMMPVTVREVVEMGRYPHAGLDRLTQTDHDIIDDAIERVEMESYADRRISNLSGGQRQRAYIARALASEADLLALDEPTVGVDADVVDQFYELLTELNNNGITIMLIEHDIETVSEYADTMACLDGELYEHTTTSEFLESGALEQAFSSARAVSSRPVAGGD; this is translated from the coding sequence ATGCCCAACATACTCACGAACGGACGCTCGGCTAACGGGGCCGAGGACAGACGCACAGACAACACGACCAGCGACGAACGCTCGACGGCCGCCGTCAGCGTCGAAAACGTCAGCTTCGCCTACGACGACCAGTCGGTCCTACAGGACATCTCGATGGAGGTCTCTAAGGGAGATTTTCTGGGTCTTGTCGGCCCGAACGGCTCCGGGAAGACGACGCTCCTGAAGATTATGCTCGGCCTTCAGACTCCCGATTCGGGGTCGGTCGAGCTGTTCGGCACGCCGGCATCGGAGTTTTCGGCGGGGACGCGGCTGGGCTATGTGTCACAGCACTCGACGGACGCGGACTCGATGATGCCGGTCACCGTCCGCGAGGTCGTCGAGATGGGCCGGTACCCCCACGCCGGCCTCGACCGACTGACACAGACCGACCACGACATCATCGACGACGCCATCGAGCGGGTCGAGATGGAATCCTACGCCGACCGGCGCATCAGCAACCTCTCCGGTGGCCAGCGCCAGCGAGCCTACATCGCCCGCGCGCTCGCCTCCGAGGCCGATCTGCTCGCACTCGACGAGCCGACAGTCGGCGTCGATGCGGATGTCGTCGACCAGTTCTACGAGCTTCTGACGGAACTCAACAACAACGGAATCACTATCATGCTCATCGAGCACGACATCGAGACGGTGAGTGAGTACGCTGACACGATGGCGTGTCTCGATGGCGAGCTCTACGAGCACACGACGACGAGTGAGTTCCTCGAAAGCGGTGCACTCGAACAAGCGTTCAGTTCTGCACGGGCAGTAAGCTCCAGACCCGTCGCAGGGGGCGATTAG
- a CDS encoding HTTM domain-containing protein encodes MSRFPSLLCRSVARGREYLVDCARIDTRSLAVFRVFVGLLVVADVFLRARNFSFYYTDSGVVTQALAQADTHEYAVSVYYLTSDTTLIAALLALQVFIALALVVGYRTRTATALTFLFVISLDHHNPFVLSYADTLFRLLLFWAPFLPLGERWAVDAVHAARTPRQSVVGAATFLALAQMVFMYLLNGIHKTESEAWQSGEATPLIFGIDEMTFLLGEFLGAFPTLLTYGGLLWFYMLLGSWLLFFLRGRLRLPLVALFVGGHLSFALTVRIGAFAYVALAGLVFFLQTPFWRDAGRLLRRLGIDTAGVVPRDRLYRFADTLPALRLLSGRYAVIRTGAYNAALAAVLVALALVCAVFLFNAGAIVDDGYEQSRLNHEVEHTTGGEYVHTVAAGLGIRQPEWSVFAPHPRTNDRYYVFGAKTVDGQERDVYNDRAFTWDRPEPLQEQHDTYRERFFMNSVRRAGDDAELPGRFGEHICTVYEEQYGIELTHISMFEVTEDITLETITDTDSREDDREHFYRHDCD; translated from the coding sequence GTGAGTCGTTTTCCGTCTCTGCTGTGCCGGTCTGTCGCCCGGGGGCGTGAGTACCTCGTAGACTGTGCTCGCATCGATACTCGGTCGCTGGCTGTCTTCCGAGTCTTCGTCGGCTTGCTGGTCGTTGCCGACGTGTTTCTCCGTGCCCGGAACTTTTCGTTCTATTACACCGACAGCGGTGTCGTTACCCAAGCACTCGCTCAAGCCGACACCCACGAGTACGCGGTGTCAGTCTACTATCTCACATCCGACACCACCCTCATCGCCGCGTTACTTGCACTGCAAGTCTTCATCGCGCTTGCGCTCGTTGTCGGCTACCGGACCCGGACCGCAACAGCACTGACCTTCCTGTTTGTCATCTCGCTTGACCACCACAACCCGTTCGTGCTTAGCTACGCCGACACGCTGTTTCGCCTGCTGTTGTTTTGGGCACCCTTTCTCCCGCTCGGCGAGCGGTGGGCCGTCGATGCGGTCCATGCTGCCCGGACGCCCCGGCAGTCAGTGGTGGGCGCAGCCACGTTCTTGGCGCTCGCCCAGATGGTCTTCATGTACTTGCTGAACGGTATCCACAAGACCGAGTCGGAGGCATGGCAAAGTGGCGAGGCGACGCCGCTGATTTTCGGCATCGACGAAATGACCTTCCTGCTCGGTGAGTTCTTGGGTGCGTTCCCGACGCTGTTGACCTACGGCGGATTGCTCTGGTTCTATATGCTGCTGGGGTCGTGGCTGTTGTTCTTTTTGCGAGGGCGGCTCCGTCTCCCGCTTGTCGCGCTGTTTGTCGGCGGCCACCTCTCGTTTGCGCTCACCGTCCGCATCGGCGCGTTCGCCTACGTAGCTCTCGCCGGGCTCGTTTTCTTCCTCCAGACTCCGTTCTGGCGGGACGCCGGCCGGCTTCTTCGTCGGCTGGGCATCGATACTGCCGGTGTCGTGCCGCGAGACCGGCTCTATCGGTTTGCCGATACGCTGCCTGCGTTGCGGCTCCTTTCGGGCCGCTATGCAGTCATACGGACCGGCGCATACAACGCTGCGCTTGCGGCTGTGCTGGTTGCGCTAGCGCTCGTTTGTGCGGTCTTCCTGTTCAACGCCGGCGCCATCGTAGACGACGGATACGAACAGAGTCGACTCAACCACGAGGTCGAGCACACGACCGGTGGGGAGTACGTCCACACGGTTGCAGCGGGACTCGGCATCAGACAGCCTGAATGGAGCGTCTTCGCCCCACACCCCCGAACAAACGACCGATACTACGTCTTTGGCGCAAAGACCGTCGACGGACAAGAGCGTGACGTCTACAACGACCGCGCGTTCACTTGGGACCGGCCCGAGCCGCTTCAGGAGCAACACGACACCTACCGCGAGCGGTTCTTTATGAACAGCGTCAGACGCGCAGGGGACGATGCCGAACTACCCGGGCGGTTCGGCGAGCACATCTGCACCGTCTACGAAGAACAGTACGGAATCGAACTCACCCACATCAGCATGTTCGAAGTCACGGAGGATATCACTCTGGAGACGATTACCGACACCGACAGCCGAGAGGACGACCGCGAGCATTTCTACAGACATGACTGTGACTGA
- a CDS encoding ATP-grasp domain-containing protein, which yields MTDDSPAVALLTGRDHPDLTEDGRALADELKRRGIHAEPVVWSTADVDRLGDYDAALIRACWDYHTDLDGFLSFLEALSASAVAVYNPLAVVRWNAHKSYYQDLAAAGLPVPPSVCLDAGTDTSLEGILEAHGWAEAVVKPAVGAGSEGVWRTTLETAAADQQRFVAACADSDVVVQQYRPEIKHGERSLVFVDGEYSHAWNDPTKPDDFSDFEPPAFGYEPDDKTRETARAVLDVACEQAGYTPADLPYARVDYVDSDDGLLVLEVELIEPNLGLVGAGAVERLAEAVAKRLS from the coding sequence ATGACCGACGACTCGCCCGCCGTCGCGCTCCTGACCGGCCGTGACCATCCCGACCTGACCGAGGACGGGCGGGCGCTCGCTGACGAACTCAAGCGCCGTGGCATCCATGCCGAGCCGGTCGTCTGGTCGACGGCGGACGTCGACCGCCTCGGCGACTACGATGCCGCCCTGATTCGGGCTTGCTGGGATTACCACACCGACCTCGATGGGTTCCTGTCGTTCCTTGAGGCGCTGTCTGCGTCGGCGGTCGCTGTCTACAACCCGCTGGCTGTCGTCCGGTGGAACGCCCACAAATCCTACTATCAGGACCTCGCAGCCGCCGGGCTCCCGGTACCGCCGTCGGTGTGTCTTGACGCCGGTACTGACACATCGCTCGAAGGAATTCTCGAAGCACACGGGTGGGCCGAAGCCGTCGTGAAACCGGCTGTCGGTGCGGGGTCGGAGGGCGTCTGGCGGACAACGCTCGAAACCGCCGCCGCCGACCAACAGCGGTTTGTGGCCGCCTGTGCCGACAGCGATGTCGTCGTCCAGCAGTACCGCCCGGAAATCAAACACGGCGAGCGCTCTCTCGTGTTCGTCGACGGCGAGTACAGCCACGCCTGGAACGACCCGACGAAACCGGATGACTTCAGCGATTTCGAGCCCCCGGCGTTCGGCTACGAGCCGGACGACAAGACGCGGGAGACCGCCCGGGCGGTGCTCGACGTCGCCTGCGAACAGGCCGGGTATACACCGGCGGACCTCCCCTACGCCCGCGTCGACTACGTCGACAGCGACGATGGTCTGCTCGTGCTGGAGGTCGAACTCATCGAACCGAACCTCGGACTCGTCGGCGCAGGAGCGGTCGAACGGCTGGCCGAGGCGGTTGCCAAGCGGCTATCGTAA